Proteins from a single region of Corynebacterium casei LMG S-19264:
- a CDS encoding CRISPR-associated helicase/endonuclease Cas3, whose translation MKWGQVGYRNVQGSGLPEATFEFAKSTDGWVRSLSAQAQALWAKSGDGINSLSLPQHLVDSACAAALIADRWISKPMMSLLSESLGLSPDEVRIFYIWLAATHDMGKATVSFQEQLENSEYQYLVDAVIAAGLPMEKSVAETQIERFPHSIASAIILQQWLLEQGCKKPLSNSIASVSGAHHGIADEAINEETLNIFNAFDARWRRVHNELLEGIAEMTGIVPVLENLKKLRRIDSGVLQTLTGLVVMADWIASNVDAFALGGGTQVERVSNADKHVQLTGPWAPAAREWNDIDAEFQQLFSWPSSFKARTVQRVLVEQVKVLKKPSIIILEAETGAGKTEAGLAAAQIIGENTGAQGIFFATPTMATADGLFARTRLWASNSAPSNDAVSLNLAHSKNSLSEDFQDLRFKEIGRDTDEFGNVVARQWFSGRNRGLLSNLVVGTIDQVLMMSLKKRYSMLRHVGIVGKIVIFDEIHSYDVYTSEYIRTTIEWLSSYGVTVIVMTATLPPERRNELIEAYTDAEIPTEFDNAYPLFSIGTDEAVKQIPINPPPTDAVLSLELLGEDEFLTNVEALVGEGGCLLIICNTIARAQSAFRELRERFQDPDEVVLHHSGFIAWERMAKEAKLRKELGPDSHISSGRPSRRIVVATQVAEQSLDIDADALITDFAPMDLLVQRIGRVHRHRRPDSDRPERLREPKVFLRGVEVQPPDLEFESGTAAVYDTKVLISTYRELMDGQGGLRNFRRPDDTAPFVRATYSPGQLVPKGWEVVWNEAVAESNAKKSSALKRSQNFRIPSPWSAKHLKELFDLGIKDSEEAGLAQVRDIEPTIEVIPIVVLENGYRLWGENEQIVDPNEDLDYQTARKLAASTVRLPGRITKFESDFLAVIDALEIGTPISWNKHYLLKGSVALCLEEVGETTLGRHSVRYSSDLGIEILNEGNQ comes from the coding sequence ATGAAGTGGGGACAAGTAGGATATCGGAATGTTCAGGGGAGCGGTCTACCTGAAGCGACGTTTGAGTTTGCTAAGTCAACAGATGGTTGGGTTCGTTCTCTCAGCGCTCAGGCGCAAGCCTTATGGGCTAAAAGTGGTGACGGAATTAACTCACTGTCATTGCCGCAGCATCTTGTTGATTCTGCTTGTGCAGCAGCACTGATTGCGGATCGTTGGATATCTAAACCGATGATGTCATTACTTAGTGAATCGCTTGGGCTGAGTCCAGACGAGGTTAGGATTTTTTATATATGGTTGGCAGCAACTCATGACATGGGGAAAGCCACCGTATCCTTCCAAGAGCAACTTGAGAACTCTGAATATCAGTACTTGGTCGATGCAGTTATCGCTGCTGGTCTTCCCATGGAGAAGTCTGTTGCCGAGACTCAAATTGAACGTTTCCCACACAGTATTGCTTCGGCCATCATCCTGCAGCAATGGCTTCTTGAACAAGGATGCAAGAAGCCGCTTAGTAACTCAATTGCCTCAGTGTCAGGCGCGCATCACGGTATTGCCGATGAAGCAATTAATGAAGAAACTCTGAATATTTTTAACGCTTTTGATGCGCGCTGGCGCAGGGTACACAATGAGCTTCTTGAGGGCATTGCCGAAATGACCGGAATCGTTCCCGTGCTAGAGAATCTCAAGAAGCTCCGCCGAATTGATAGCGGCGTTCTGCAGACTCTAACTGGGCTGGTCGTTATGGCTGACTGGATTGCCTCGAACGTAGACGCCTTTGCATTGGGAGGAGGAACCCAAGTCGAACGCGTTTCAAACGCAGACAAACACGTACAACTTACAGGCCCTTGGGCGCCTGCAGCGCGGGAGTGGAATGACATAGATGCTGAGTTCCAGCAGCTCTTTTCTTGGCCTAGCTCGTTTAAAGCTCGAACGGTGCAGCGAGTTCTAGTTGAACAAGTGAAGGTATTAAAGAAGCCCTCGATAATCATCCTGGAAGCTGAGACAGGTGCTGGGAAAACCGAAGCTGGTCTTGCTGCTGCTCAGATTATCGGTGAAAATACTGGTGCTCAGGGAATATTCTTCGCAACACCAACAATGGCTACCGCCGATGGGCTCTTCGCGCGTACAAGACTATGGGCGAGCAATTCAGCTCCAAGCAATGATGCAGTGTCGCTGAACTTGGCACACTCGAAGAACTCTCTGTCTGAGGATTTCCAGGACTTGCGGTTCAAAGAAATTGGACGGGACACCGACGAGTTCGGAAACGTCGTGGCGAGGCAGTGGTTCTCCGGTCGAAATAGGGGACTTTTATCGAACCTGGTCGTTGGAACCATCGACCAGGTGTTAATGATGTCACTGAAGAAGCGGTACTCGATGCTCCGGCACGTAGGGATTGTTGGAAAGATTGTAATCTTCGATGAAATCCATTCGTACGATGTGTACACCTCGGAATACATCCGCACGACTATCGAGTGGCTAAGTAGCTATGGCGTCACAGTCATCGTGATGACTGCAACTTTGCCACCCGAGCGTCGTAATGAACTTATTGAAGCTTATACAGATGCAGAAATTCCCACTGAATTCGATAATGCATATCCGCTATTCTCCATCGGGACTGATGAGGCTGTTAAACAAATCCCAATTAATCCGCCTCCCACGGATGCTGTTCTTAGCCTTGAATTGTTGGGAGAAGATGAGTTTCTGACAAATGTTGAAGCATTGGTTGGGGAAGGAGGCTGCCTACTTATTATCTGCAACACGATTGCTCGAGCGCAGTCTGCTTTCCGGGAACTCCGCGAACGGTTTCAAGACCCTGATGAAGTCGTTCTCCATCACTCGGGTTTTATTGCTTGGGAGAGGATGGCTAAGGAAGCGAAGCTTCGTAAGGAGCTTGGACCGGATTCTCATATTAGTTCAGGGAGGCCTTCACGGCGGATAGTTGTAGCAACACAGGTAGCTGAGCAAAGTTTGGATATAGATGCTGACGCATTGATCACAGATTTTGCCCCTATGGACTTGCTGGTGCAACGAATCGGGCGCGTCCATAGACATCGTCGACCTGATTCTGACCGTCCTGAGCGTCTTCGTGAGCCCAAGGTCTTTTTGCGCGGTGTAGAAGTACAACCGCCTGATCTTGAGTTTGAATCCGGTACGGCTGCTGTCTATGACACGAAGGTGCTTATCAGTACTTATCGCGAGTTAATGGATGGGCAAGGAGGATTGCGTAACTTCCGGAGACCGGATGATACTGCGCCTTTTGTGAGAGCTACTTATTCTCCAGGCCAATTGGTTCCGAAAGGCTGGGAAGTCGTTTGGAACGAAGCTGTGGCAGAAAGTAATGCAAAGAAATCCAGTGCACTAAAAAGGTCTCAGAATTTCCGAATTCCATCGCCTTGGTCCGCGAAGCACCTCAAGGAACTGTTCGACCTTGGCATAAAGGACTCCGAAGAGGCGGGTTTAGCCCAAGTTCGCGACATCGAACCGACCATCGAAGTCATCCCAATTGTTGTCCTAGAAAATGGATACCGACTTTGGGGAGAAAATGAGCAGATCGTGGATCCCAATGAAGACTTGGACTATCAAACTGCTCGCAAATTAGCGGCAAGCACGGTTCGACTTCCAGGACGAATCACGAAATTTGAAAGTGACTTCTTAGCGGTAATCGATGCTTTAGAGATTGGGACTCCAATATCTTGGAATAAACACTATTTGCTCAAAGGATCCGTTGCCTTGTGTCTTGAAGAAGTCGGTGAGACAACCCTGGGAAGGCACAGCGTTCGTTACTCAAGTGACTTGGGAATCGAAATCCTGAACGAAGGAAACCAGTAG